One genomic region from Argentina anserina chromosome 2, drPotAnse1.1, whole genome shotgun sequence encodes:
- the LOC126783003 gene encoding putative pentatricopeptide repeat-containing protein At3g15130 produces MNERQRLADLLRKCSKNLLVDKGMQAHGSVLRMGLGFDLMLNNDLVAMYSKCGKIENAREVFDRMPERNVVSWTALMCGYLSRGDAKESLTLFTEMGCSGVKPNEYTLSTNLKASGMLGVAENGMQIHCMCAKSGYEWVAVVSNAILDMYAKCGRVGEAYKMFSVMPARNLITWNAMIAGYTIEGNGERALVLFREMQDLGEVPDDYTITSTLKACSGVGAIQQGSQIHSSMITRGLLCSVPIAGALVDMYVKCRHLTEAQRVFDQVEQKNLISWSALILGYAQECNLTQAMDLFGQLRASICHQVDGFVLSSLMGVFADFALVEQGRQMHAFTTKIPSGLDISVFNSILDMYLKCGLTDEAERLFNETPSRNVISWTIMITGYGKHGLGKKAMHLFNQMQLEEMEPDGVTYLAVLSACSHSGLIQECQDYFSKLCRQKWIRKTVEHYACMVDLLGRAGRLKEAKNLIDSMLIKPNIGIWQTLLSACRVHGDVEIGREVGELLLRLDGDNPVNYVMLSNLYAEAGYWKECERVRQLFKRKGLKKDAGRSWVEIDKEVYFFYNGDETHPLTDKIHQVLKEMEKRIKSEIGYIHGVRFVLHDVEEESKEESLRFHSEKLAIGLALVKGELEKGNRTIRIFKNLRVCGDCHAFIKGLSKVLKVVFLVRDANRFHKFEDGLCSCGDYW; encoded by the coding sequence ATGAATGAGAGGCAGAGATTGGCGGATTTGCTGAGGAAGTGTTCGAAGAATTTGCTGGTTGATAAGGGAATGCAAGCTCATGGGTCAGTATTGAGAATGGGACTTGGGTTTGATTTGATGTTGAACAATGACCTTGTAGCTATGTATAGCAAATGTGGTAAGATAGAGAATGCACGTGAGGTGTTTGATAGAATGCCTGAGAGAAATGTGGTTTCCTGGACAGCTTTAATGTGCGGCTATTTAAGCAGGGGCGATGCTAAAGAGTCATTAACTCTCTTTACTGAAATGGGATGTTCGGGAGTTAAGCCGAATGAGTATACTTTATCGACTAATCTCAAGGCGTCTGGGATGTTGGGCGTTGCTGAGAATGGCATGCAGATACACTGTATGTGTGCTAAGTCTGGTTATGAATGGGTTGCAGTGGTGAGCAATGCTATCCTTGACATGTATGCGAAATGTGGAAGAGTTGGTGAGGCGTACAAGATGTTTAGTGTTATGCCGGCTAGGAATCTTATTACTTGGAATGCAATGATAGCTGGGTACACGATTGAAGGAAATGGGGAGAGAGCTTTGGTTTTGTTCAGGGAAATGCAAGATCTGGGGGAAGTTCCCGACGACTATACTATTACAAGCACACTCAAGGCTTGTAGTGGCGTTGGAGCAATTCAACAAGGTAGCCAAATACATTCTTCCATGATCACAAGGGGGTTATTGTGTTCAGTTCCTATTGCAGGTGCTCTTGTTGATATGTATGTGAAATGCAGGCACTTAACTGAAGCTCAGAGAGTGTTTGATCAAGTTGAACAGAAGAATCTAATATCTTGGAGTGCCCTGATCCTTGGTTATGCTCAAGAGTGCAATTTAACACAGGCCATGGACTTGTTTGGGCAGCTCAGAGCTAGTATATGTCATCAAGTAGATGGGTTTGTTCTGTCGAGCCTTATGGGTGTGTTTGCTGATTTTGCTCTAGTAGAACAAGGTAGGCAAATGCATGCTTTCACCACTAAAATCCCATCTGGTTTAGACATATCGGTATTTAACTCTATTCTGGATATGTATCTCAAGTGTGGTTTGACAGATGAGGCAGAAAGACTTTTCAATGAAACTCCATCGAGAAATGTAATTTCTTGGACAATTATGATCACGGGCTATGGAAAACATGGTTTAGGGAAGAAAGCTATGCATCTTTTCAACCAAATGCAATTGGAGGAAATGGAACCTGATGGAGTGACTTACTTGGCGGTGCTCTCAGCCTGCAGCCATTCCGGACTAATTCAAGAATGCCAAGACTATTTCTCAAAATTGTGTCGCCAAAAATGGATTAGGAAAACTGTAGAGCATTATGCTTGCATGGTTGATCTCCTTGGTCGAGCAGGAAGATTAAAAGAAGCTAAGAATCTGATCGACAGCATGCTGATAAAACCAAATATTGGAATATGGCAGACATTGCTCAGTGCTTGTAGAGTACATGGAGATGTGGAGATAGGGAGAGAAGTGGGAGAATTGCTTCTGAGATTGGATGGTGACAACCCCGTCAACTATGTGATGCTGTCAAACCTTTACGCAGAGGCCGGCTACTGGAAAGAGTGTGAGAGAGTAAGACAGTTGTTTAAGAGGAAGGGGTTAAAGAAAGATGCAGGGCGGAGTTGGGTAGAGATTGACAAAGAGGTCTACTTCTTCTACAATGGAGATGAGACTCACCCACTGACAGATAAGATACATCAGGTATTGAAGGAAATggagaaaagaataaaatcTGAGATTGGTTATATTCATGGGGTGAGATTTGTACTACATGATGTAGAAGAGGAATCGAAGGAAGAGAGTTTGAGATTTCATAGTGAAAAGCTGGCAATCGGGTTGGCATTGGTAAAAGGTGAGCTTGAGAAAGGGAACAGAACAATCAGGATTTTCAAAAACTTGAGGGTATGTGGTGATTGTCATGCTTTCATTAAAGGCTTGTCAAAGGTTTTGAAGGTGGTTTTTCTGGTGAGAGATGCAAATAGGTTTCACAAGTTTGAGGATGGCTTGTGTTCCTGTGGAGATTATTGGTGA
- the LOC126783005 gene encoding LOW QUALITY PROTEIN: pentatricopeptide repeat-containing protein At2g20540 (The sequence of the model RefSeq protein was modified relative to this genomic sequence to represent the inferred CDS: substituted 2 bases at 2 genomic stop codons) produces MTTTRTAALTIRELENSFVPKLLNCKTKTGLKSIHAQMVKLFLSQSNFLVTKMVDVCDYSGNVDYASLLFHQVLEPNLFLFNARAYTHYHIYCSAVTLYKQMLRHPESETQIFPDKFTFPFVIKCCAGLYCEGLGRQVHGQVCKFGPQSHLLVENALMDFYTKCDNMRDAHKVFEEMTKKDVSSWNMLLTGYVRLGQLKKARAVFEEMTDKTIVSWTAMVSGYTRIGCXPACSQLGALXVGKWIHRFSDKKGLLQSVPVCNALVEMYVKCGCIDQAWQLFDHMSGRDVISWSTVIAGLANNGKASEAVELFQGMQRAKIEPNEITFLGLLSACSHAGLWKEGLDYFDCMREHYTIEPGIEHYGCLVDLLGRAGHLDQALNKIKQMPMKTSSKIWGSLLSSCRTYCNLEIALVAMEQLQELESDDAGNYVLLSNIYADLGKWKDVSRIRKLIRSKNMKRIPGCSLIEVNNVVLEFVSGDDTKPFAKDIFSMLELLISDESIQDDSIEAVPEDCSQLLW; encoded by the coding sequence ATGACCACGACGAGAACCGCTGCCTTAACTATCAGGGAATTGGAGAACTCGTTCGTACCCAAGTTGCTAAActgcaaaaccaaaacagGGTTGAAGTCAATTCATGCTCAAATGGTGAAGCTATTCTTATCCCAAAGCAATTTCTTGGTGACCAAAATGGTGGATGTGTGTGACTACAGTGGAAATGTTGACTATGCTAGCTTACTATTCCATCAAGTGTTAGAGCCAAACTTGTTTCTGTTCAATGCTAGAGCTTATACCCattatcatatatattgttCCGCTGTAACTTTGTATAAGCAAATGCTGAGACACCCAGAATCTGAAACCCAGATTTTTCCAGACAAATTTACATTCCCATTTGTGATAAAATGTTGTGCAGGGCTGTATTGTGAGGGTTTAGGGAGGCAAGTTCATGGTCAGGTGTGTAAATTTGGGCCACAGTCGCATTTGCTGGTTGAGAATGCACTCATGGATTTTTATACCAAGTGTGATAATATGAGGGATGCACATAAGGTGTTTGAGGAAATGACTAAGAAAGATGTGAGCTCTTGGAATATGCTTCTTACTGGGTATGTTAGGTTGGGGCAGTTGAAGAAGGCAAGAGCGGTGTTTGAGGAAATGACTGACAAGACTATTGTGTCTTGGACAGCGATGGTTTCAGGGTACACCCGAATTGGGTGTTAGCCGGCATGCTCGCAGCTTGGAGCGCTATAGGTTGGGAAATGGATTCATAGGTTCTCGGATAAAAAGGGGCTACTACAGTCAGTTCCTGTGTGCAATGCGCTCGTTGAAATGTATGTGAAATGTGGCTGCATCGACCAAGCTTGGCAGTTGTTTGATCACATGTCAGGGAGGGATGTAATTTCTTGGAGTACAGTGATTGCAGGGCTGGCGAATAATGGTAAAGCTAGCGAAGCAGTTGAACTCTTTCAAGGCATGCAGAGAGCGAAGATTGAACCTAATGAGATTACATTTCTTGGTCTTCTATCGGCCTGCAGCCATGCTGGTCTGTGGAAGGAGGGACTTGActattttgattgtatgagAGAACATTATACAATAGAGCCAGGAATCGAGCATTATGGATGTTTGGTAGATCTTCTGGGACGTGCCGGACACCTTGACCAGGCTCTCAACAAGATAAAGCAGATGCCAATGAAGACAAGCTCGAAGATCTGGGGCTCCTTGTTAAGCTCTTGCAGGACTTATTGCAATCTTGAGATCGCTCTTGTCGCAATGGAGCAACTTCAAGAGCTTGAATCAGATGATGCAGGGAACTATGTACTACTTTCCAACATATATGCAGACCTGGGGAAATGGAAGGATGTGTCCAGGATTAGAAAACTGATACGAAGCAAAAACATGAAGAGGATCCCCGGTTGCAGTTTGATTGAAGTTAACAATGTAGTTCTAGAATTCGTATCAGGGGATGATACGAAACCATTCGCAAAAGACATCTTTTCCATGCTAGAGCTGCTCATTTCAGACGAAAGCATACAAGATGATAGCATTGAAGCTGTGCCAGAGGATTGCAGTCAACTACTGTGGTAA
- the LOC126783012 gene encoding uncharacterized protein LOC126783012 yields the protein MATNSREARRRKILERGSDRLALITGQIQTLPSSSSSSSDPQTQLEHTTNPSSPPPVSDVQDQITESPSEIEEKENESDSTLPRSQSDTNTETLRAIDSQVQQLISSLTAQSAPPPQLIRPQRQPLFTASGLCNAIAETETTRLLISAAVAIMVVLVHVGFPLLGSSNILKSLLGFRPLYLVLLTNVTFVLARILFKQRVFGLPGEIGSSFEGGDWFALLGKALEIGMVVQKVLDALFMDCAVYAIIVVCGLSSSA from the exons ATGGCCACAAACAGCAGAGAAGCCAGAAGGAGGAAGATCCTGGAGCGAGGGTCCGACAGGCTTGCTCTAATCACGGGTCAAATCCAAACCCttccctcctcttcttcttcatcatccgaCCCACAAACCCAACTTGAACACACAACAAACCCATCTTCTCCGCCGCCAGTTTCCGATGTTCAGGACCAAATCACCG agtCACCTTCTGAGATTGAGGAGAAGGAAAACGAGTCTGATTCAACATTGCCAAGAAGCCAATCTGACACAAACACTGAAACACTGAGGGCCATTGATTCACAAGTCCAGCAGCTTATCTCCTCATTAACGGCTCAAAGTGCACCACCGCCGCAGTTAATTCGACCACAAAGGCAACCGCTTTTTACTGCCAGTGGACTATGTAATGCCATTGCAGAAACAGAAACAACCCGCCTTTTGATTTCGGCAGCAGTAGCAATTATGGTGGTTCTGGTTCATGTGGGGTTTCCATTGTTGGGGAGTAGTAACATTTTGAAGTCCCTGTTGGGGTTTAGGCCGTTGTATCTGGTTTTGCTGACCAATGTGACATTTGTGCTGGCAAGGATTCTTTTTAAGCAGAGAGTCTTTGGATTGCCCGGAGAGATTGGGAGTTCTTTTGAGGGAGGTGATTGGTTTGCACTGTTGGGGAAGGCTTTAGAGATAGGGATGGTAGTGCAAAAGGTACTTGATGCTCTGTTTATGGATTGTGCTGTCTATGCGATTATAGTTGTATGTGGTCTCTCTTCTTCTGCGTAG
- the LOC126783013 gene encoding tRNA (guanine-N(7)-)-methyltransferase, whose amino-acid sequence MLESKVQPTHSKSTGLPRKRFYRARAHSNPLSDSHFPVPVAPSHVDYSLHYPQLFPSTDEASSCKKIQFADIGCGFGGLLISLSTLFPETLMIGMELRDKVTEYVKERILALRSTNPGQYQNISVVRTNSMKYIPNYFEKAQLSKMFFLFPDPHFKEKNHRRRVISPFLLDEYAYALEVGGIIYTITDVEELGEWMKTCLENHPMFEALTTEELKADPVTELLSSATEEGQKVDRNGGQTFRAIYRRIAPLL is encoded by the coding sequence ATGTTGGAAAGCAAAGTACAACCGACTCATAGCAAGTCCACTGGTCTGCCCCGGAAGCGTTTCTACCGAGCAAGAGCACACAGTAACCCTCTGAGTGACTCCCACTTTCCAGTGCCTGTCGCCCCAAGTCATGTGGACTACTCTCTTCATTACCCGCAGCTCTTCCCCTCTACTGATGAAGCCAGTAGTTGCAAGAAGATCCAGTTTGCAGATATTGGCTGTGGTTTTGGCGGGCTTCTGATAAGCCTTTCAACCCTTTTCCCCGAGACTCTGATGATTGGAATGGAACTCAGGGATAAGGTGACAGAGTATGTCAAGGAAAGGATTTTGGCTCTGAGGTCGACAAATCCAGGTCAATACCAGAATATCTCAGTGGTTCGCACTAATTCCATGAAGTACATCCCGAACTACTTTGAGAAAGCACAGCTGTCAAAGATGTTTTTCCTGTTCCCTGATCCTCACTTCAAAGAGAAAAACCATCGCCGTAGGGTGATCAGTCCATTCTTGCTGGATGAGTATGCTTATGCTCTAGAAGTTGGTGGCATTATTTACACAATAACTGATGTTGAAGAACTTGGAGAATGGATGAAGACTTGTTTAGAGAATCACCCAATGTTTGAAGCTCTCACAACTGAAGAACTCAAAGCAGATCCAGTCACAGAACTCTTAAGTTCTGCAACCGAGGAAGGCCAGAAGGTGGACAGAAATGGGGGACAGACTTTCCGCGCAATTTACAGACGCATTGCTCCATTGCTATGA